One segment of Sulfobacillus thermosulfidooxidans DSM 9293 DNA contains the following:
- the panB gene encoding 3-methyl-2-oxobutanoate hydroxymethyltransferase: MLTAPELRALKGQRPSVWITAYDVVQAQVAEEAKVDVILVGDSLGMTTMGYDSTIPVTLNDMIHHATMVRRGAPHTMMIVDFPFLTYPDVPTALRNAGRIMQETLANGVKLEGGHEIIDVVDALIREKIPVIGHLGLTPQSIHTMGGYKVQAKTSASIERLIRDAKELSDHGVSAIVLEGIPDRVAAFVTQHIEAPTIGIGAGSQVDGQVLVFHDCLGLSPTLPKFARPFAHIRDAMIQGLQNYRHAVMEKSFPSDNETYHIPDSEWNKFLEDYGQ; the protein is encoded by the coding sequence ATGCTGACTGCACCCGAATTACGCGCCCTCAAAGGACAAAGACCTTCAGTGTGGATTACAGCCTATGATGTCGTACAGGCACAAGTCGCCGAAGAAGCGAAAGTGGATGTCATTCTTGTCGGTGATTCTTTAGGTATGACGACAATGGGCTATGACTCCACAATCCCGGTAACCCTCAATGACATGATCCATCATGCCACCATGGTTCGGCGTGGCGCCCCCCACACCATGATGATTGTCGACTTTCCGTTTTTAACTTATCCCGATGTCCCAACCGCATTGAGAAACGCTGGACGTATTATGCAAGAAACTTTGGCAAACGGAGTGAAATTAGAAGGTGGTCATGAAATTATCGACGTGGTTGACGCCCTCATCCGAGAAAAAATCCCCGTCATCGGCCATCTAGGATTAACACCCCAAAGTATTCATACTATGGGGGGCTATAAAGTCCAAGCCAAGACGTCCGCGAGTATTGAACGCCTCATTCGTGATGCCAAAGAACTCAGTGACCATGGCGTCAGCGCAATCGTCTTAGAAGGTATTCCTGACCGGGTCGCCGCGTTTGTCACGCAACACATTGAGGCACCCACCATTGGCATTGGCGCGGGTTCACAGGTTGATGGACAAGTCCTGGTTTTTCATGACTGTCTTGGATTGAGTCCTACTCTGCCCAAATTTGCAAGGCCCTTTGCTCATATTCGTGACGCGATGATCCAGGGCTTACAAAATTACCGCCATGCCGTGATGGAGAAATCTTTCCCCAGTGATAACGAAACCTACCATATACCAGATAGCGAATGGAACAAATTTCTTGAGGACTATGGACAATGA
- a CDS encoding ketopantoate reductase family protein, with the protein MRLAIIGTGAMARYYAKLFDILDPVMVGRHGGPFLLKNGEQKTLVTPRFLPWSDAHAFLFDVVILAVKWPAMPLVREFLQDAPQELLVISTMNGMGQEEALIPPLAPEQLMVGITTDAVTAYWDNQAQLPAARVSAVGQTILPLLPHPFLPLWQKQLQILNLTSSWKFLSAKMVLRERWIKLIANSVINPLTALANVPNGELPRLPLWSLSTALIHEATNVAKTIGLSIDDDLSSRILQLCQATATNKSSMLQDIEQRKVTEIDAINGYIVRMGHNHAIDVSTHQALVHLIHMLSQQK; encoded by the coding sequence ATGAGATTAGCTATTATCGGCACGGGAGCCATGGCTCGCTATTACGCCAAACTTTTTGATATTCTAGACCCTGTTATGGTGGGCCGTCACGGCGGCCCTTTTCTGCTCAAAAACGGTGAGCAAAAAACCCTGGTGACGCCGCGCTTTTTGCCTTGGAGTGATGCCCACGCCTTTTTATTCGACGTGGTCATTTTAGCCGTAAAATGGCCTGCGATGCCTCTTGTGAGAGAATTTTTGCAAGACGCTCCCCAAGAATTATTGGTCATCTCAACCATGAATGGTATGGGTCAAGAGGAGGCGTTAATCCCTCCCCTCGCGCCAGAACAGTTGATGGTGGGCATTACCACAGATGCCGTGACCGCCTATTGGGATAACCAAGCACAGCTTCCTGCTGCACGCGTCAGTGCCGTTGGCCAAACGATCCTGCCCCTATTGCCTCATCCTTTTCTACCTCTGTGGCAAAAGCAATTACAAATCCTGAATCTCACATCTTCTTGGAAATTTCTCTCCGCTAAGATGGTGTTACGGGAGCGATGGATTAAACTCATTGCCAATAGTGTCATCAATCCCCTTACGGCTTTGGCCAACGTACCCAATGGTGAGCTTCCCCGCCTTCCCCTCTGGTCCTTGTCTACAGCGCTAATCCATGAAGCAACCAATGTAGCAAAAACTATAGGATTGTCTATCGATGACGACTTGTCTTCCCGCATATTGCAACTTTGTCAGGCTACTGCAACAAATAAATCTTCGATGTTGCAAGACATCGAACAGCGCAAAGTCACCGAAATCGATGCCATTAATGGCTATATTGTGCGTATGGGTCACAATCACGCCATCGATGTCTCAACCCATCAAGCACTCGTTCATTTAATTCACATGTTAAGTCAACAAAAATGA
- a CDS encoding purine-cytosine permease family protein: protein MLSPKKTALSAALSLMTSRDRQTEPPLWRIEAIGIEPVPDHDRYGGAPQLFWVWFAGNLSFAYLVIGAVIWTFGLSLWQSVFALIVGLSAYWIIGYLGLPGQRTGIPTMAYSARYFGVHGNRFMAIVSWINMLGWETVVLVIATYAMETILKLLLGVPITVLWVLLSLILSAALELTIAFFGHALIERFQQWFSYIFGVLTLLVLMAFIPHIKWHLILTKAPGPWLASFLPAVTIVVAASVLSWVTTASDYTRHLPKTVPPQNVVQAAAWGSIISTGLMMFAGLLLSQSAPDLSSAVNPIALLLKWMPAWAEIPYLVVTMIGIIAGGILDAYSSGLSLLAAGVKVPRSRTIGVDAVVSIGASLYVLLVSQQFLFSFEAFLSLIAGFLAPWAAIALMNVSHAPRASAKAAMTSWILGTGIALSTTATPIFTGPLALGIFRTSSLGYFLGFAVTLVVYWTWTTLHPRIGPKV, encoded by the coding sequence GTGCTTTCGCCAAAGAAGACGGCACTATCAGCCGCGCTAAGTCTAATGACATCTCGAGATCGTCAAACCGAACCCCCTCTATGGAGGATTGAGGCTATTGGTATTGAACCAGTTCCCGATCACGACCGGTATGGTGGGGCTCCTCAACTATTTTGGGTATGGTTCGCGGGAAATCTTTCGTTTGCCTATTTGGTTATTGGCGCCGTTATTTGGACGTTCGGCCTGTCGCTTTGGCAGAGCGTTTTCGCCTTGATCGTGGGTTTATCCGCATACTGGATCATCGGATATCTGGGACTTCCCGGTCAGCGCACAGGCATCCCGACTATGGCATACTCAGCGCGCTATTTTGGTGTTCATGGCAATCGATTTATGGCGATTGTCTCATGGATAAACATGTTAGGTTGGGAAACAGTGGTTCTTGTCATCGCCACTTATGCCATGGAAACCATTCTTAAATTATTGCTAGGTGTTCCAATAACGGTCTTATGGGTACTACTGTCCTTGATTCTGTCCGCCGCTCTAGAACTAACTATTGCCTTTTTCGGGCACGCCCTAATTGAAAGATTTCAGCAATGGTTCTCGTATATTTTCGGGGTATTAACTCTTCTGGTACTCATGGCATTTATCCCGCATATCAAATGGCATCTGATTCTGACCAAAGCACCGGGACCATGGCTTGCCAGTTTTCTCCCAGCCGTGACGATCGTGGTGGCAGCAAGTGTCCTGTCTTGGGTCACAACAGCATCTGACTATACACGCCATTTGCCAAAAACCGTTCCGCCGCAAAATGTTGTTCAAGCGGCGGCATGGGGTTCCATTATTTCGACGGGATTAATGATGTTTGCAGGACTCCTGCTCAGTCAAAGTGCTCCTGATTTATCTTCAGCGGTGAATCCCATTGCGTTATTACTAAAATGGATGCCAGCCTGGGCTGAAATTCCCTACTTAGTCGTGACCATGATTGGTATTATCGCTGGCGGGATTCTGGATGCGTATTCATCCGGATTAAGTTTGCTGGCTGCTGGGGTCAAAGTGCCTCGTTCTCGAACAATAGGTGTTGATGCCGTTGTCTCTATTGGTGCCAGTCTTTATGTCTTGTTGGTGTCTCAACAATTTCTCTTTTCCTTTGAAGCATTTTTAAGTCTTATTGCGGGATTCTTAGCACCTTGGGCTGCCATTGCCTTAATGAACGTTTCCCATGCGCCCAGAGCATCCGCCAAGGCGGCGATGACCTCATGGATCTTGGGAACGGGTATTGCCCTTTCCACCACCGCTACACCCATTTTTACAGGGCCCTTGGCTTTGGGGATTTTTCGAACGTCATCTTTAGGATACTTCTTGGGCTTTGCCGTCACATTAGTCGTTTACTGGACTTGGACCACGCTACATCCACGCATTGGCCCAAAAGTGTAA
- a CDS encoding succinylglutamate desuccinylase/aspartoacylase family protein produces MPRQLIIGSIFIGGDIHEALIPFTIYSGGGTGAVVKLSRAMAEAYGIPIILESDSVVGGTYAAASHMGIPAILTEAGQVGQLDENAVSTHLRGLNNLLATFGFVDAPVVSFPPAQIMRQFIWTRSPHQGLFYRYIQPGQTVHRGDIGGILKDAYGTLIEEVLVPQDGLVLFTATSLAINRDDPLFAVASE; encoded by the coding sequence TTGCCGAGACAGCTGATTATTGGGTCGATCTTCATTGGGGGCGATATTCATGAAGCTCTGATTCCTTTTACCATCTATTCGGGTGGAGGAACCGGTGCCGTTGTTAAGCTCTCACGAGCTATGGCTGAAGCCTATGGCATTCCCATTATTTTGGAATCGGATTCGGTGGTGGGTGGCACTTATGCTGCAGCATCCCATATGGGAATTCCCGCTATTTTAACAGAAGCTGGCCAAGTAGGTCAGCTTGATGAAAATGCGGTTTCTACACATTTACGCGGATTGAACAATTTATTGGCTACTTTTGGTTTTGTTGATGCTCCGGTTGTGTCATTTCCGCCTGCTCAGATTATGCGTCAATTTATCTGGACACGCTCACCGCATCAAGGCTTATTTTATCGGTATATTCAGCCAGGCCAAACTGTCCACCGAGGCGATATCGGAGGAATTCTCAAAGATGCCTATGGGACCCTTATAGAAGAGGTATTAGTGCCGCAAGACGGACTGGTATTGTTTACCGCCACTTCGTTAGCCATCAATCGAGATGATCCGCTCTTTGCCGTGGCATCCGAGTGA
- a CDS encoding succinylglutamate desuccinylase/aspartoacylase domain-containing protein: MTTVMKTVRKTHDTLPVPGTDIVLPYTRIEGESDGPTLLVTGGVHGGEYPGIEASIRFAQQLDPSKLHGRVVVIHITNPPAFYEKTQYVVPLDGKNLNRVFPGKADGTVSERIAHVVTQVAETADYWVDLHWGRYS, translated from the coding sequence GTGACGACGGTAATGAAAACTGTGAGAAAAACGCACGACACACTTCCTGTACCTGGGACTGATATTGTCCTACCTTACACACGGATTGAAGGGGAAAGCGATGGTCCGACATTACTTGTGACGGGTGGTGTACATGGTGGTGAATATCCAGGAATTGAAGCGTCTATCCGCTTTGCCCAACAACTTGACCCGTCAAAACTTCATGGCCGTGTTGTGGTAATTCACATCACCAACCCGCCAGCCTTCTATGAAAAGACCCAATATGTTGTGCCTCTCGATGGGAAAAATCTCAACCGTGTTTTCCCCGGTAAAGCTGATGGAACAGTGTCTGAACGTATAGCCCATGTTGTGACTCAAGTTGCCGAGACAGCTGATTATTGGGTCGATCTTCATTGGGGGCGATATTCATGA
- the cysK gene encoding cysteine synthase A — MADIAHLIGNTPIVELKSLQKYGAEVWAKLESFNPGGSIKDRTAWSLLKDAIDSGKVTADTVIIEATSGNTGIALAMVCAMEHLRLVVFMPEGQSSERKQLFWAYGATIVETPREEKTAGAIKRAKELEQTLPNALMLRQHENPANPNIHELTTGPEIWEQMHHDVDVFVAGVGTGGTITGTGRYLKKMNPNIEIVAVEPEGSAVLNGKPAGSHKIQGIGAGFIPQVLDTSVITRIVDVPDDAAISSAQELARTEGLVVGLSSGAAYWACKHLLEQGLFHGQRIAVIFPDSGERYLSTGLYPPTSTDWLEPYL, encoded by the coding sequence GTGGCGGATATTGCGCATTTGATAGGGAATACCCCGATTGTTGAATTAAAATCATTGCAAAAATATGGAGCCGAAGTGTGGGCCAAATTAGAATCCTTTAATCCTGGAGGATCGATAAAAGATCGCACGGCCTGGTCGTTATTAAAAGATGCGATCGACAGCGGAAAAGTGACAGCGGACACGGTCATTATTGAAGCGACCTCGGGTAATACAGGTATTGCTTTAGCCATGGTTTGTGCTATGGAGCATTTAAGATTGGTGGTTTTTATGCCTGAGGGGCAGAGTTCTGAACGAAAACAACTCTTTTGGGCCTATGGCGCCACGATTGTTGAAACCCCCCGGGAAGAAAAAACGGCCGGCGCGATCAAACGTGCTAAAGAGCTTGAACAGACACTACCTAATGCGCTCATGTTACGGCAACATGAAAATCCAGCCAATCCCAATATTCATGAATTGACGACGGGACCGGAGATCTGGGAACAAATGCATCATGATGTGGATGTCTTTGTGGCTGGTGTCGGAACTGGCGGGACAATTACCGGCACAGGTCGTTATCTCAAGAAGATGAATCCGAACATCGAGATTGTGGCCGTGGAACCTGAAGGATCCGCAGTATTAAATGGCAAACCGGCTGGCAGTCATAAGATTCAAGGGATTGGTGCCGGCTTTATTCCTCAAGTTCTCGATACATCTGTGATTACCCGGATTGTCGACGTTCCCGATGATGCGGCTATCTCATCAGCACAAGAGCTTGCCCGAACTGAAGGGCTGGTGGTGGGTTTATCTTCAGGCGCGGCTTATTGGGCCTGTAAACATCTGTTGGAACAAGGATTATTCCATGGTCAGCGAATCGCGGTAATTTTTCCGGATTCAGGCGAACGGTACCTATCGACTGGGCTCTATCCTCCCACATCAACGGATTGGCTCGAACCGTATTTGTAA
- a CDS encoding twin-arginine translocase TatA/TatE family subunit, with translation MDLLSPMHIIVLLVVALLIFGPKRLPEIGSGLGKSIREFKQSMNSQVQEPKAPQPTEYPVQAVTKEPEPPQEQ, from the coding sequence ATGGATCTATTATCTCCGATGCATATTATTGTCTTGCTTGTGGTGGCGCTATTAATTTTTGGACCCAAGCGGTTACCGGAAATCGGATCAGGATTAGGCAAAAGCATTCGTGAATTCAAACAATCCATGAATAGTCAAGTACAAGAACCCAAAGCTCCGCAACCGACCGAATATCCGGTTCAAGCGGTGACGAAAGAGCCCGAACCGCCTCAAGAACAATAA
- a CDS encoding type 1 glutamine amidotransferase produces MDITLAHLYPQHMNLYGDRGNVLALQYRAQKRHMGFHIINVEIGEPVDWRQVDIVFMGGGEDSHQAKIYEDFLRRKDSLSEALSQGLPMLAVCGAYQLLGHEYRTADGQILLGLGYLDVVTKAGATRSIGDVVCEAVLPLTPNTLVGFENHGGQTFLGEKAKPLAHVQLGHGNNGEDGTEGALQNHVIGTYLHGSLLPKNPHLTDLFLSWALEWREGKPVELPPLDSSWEMAAHEVIVKRRNLKHV; encoded by the coding sequence ATCCCCAACACATGAATTTGTACGGAGATCGGGGCAATGTTTTGGCGTTACAGTACCGGGCACAAAAACGTCACATGGGCTTTCACATAATCAACGTAGAAATCGGTGAACCCGTGGATTGGCGTCAGGTCGATATTGTCTTTATGGGAGGCGGTGAAGACTCCCATCAGGCCAAAATTTATGAAGATTTTCTCCGTCGTAAAGACTCGTTGTCGGAAGCCCTATCTCAAGGATTGCCCATGTTAGCGGTGTGTGGCGCATATCAATTATTGGGACATGAATACCGCACGGCTGATGGTCAGATTTTGCTCGGTCTGGGTTATTTAGACGTGGTCACAAAAGCCGGAGCAACACGGTCTATTGGTGATGTGGTTTGTGAAGCGGTACTGCCTCTGACGCCTAATACCTTGGTCGGGTTTGAGAATCATGGCGGGCAGACATTTTTAGGGGAAAAGGCTAAACCCTTGGCTCATGTTCAGTTAGGTCATGGCAATAATGGGGAGGACGGCACTGAAGGCGCTTTGCAAAACCATGTGATTGGGACCTATCTTCATGGGTCCCTATTGCCCAAAAATCCACATTTAACAGATCTTTTTTTGTCGTGGGCACTGGAGTGGCGGGAAGGGAAACCTGTAGAGTTGCCGCCTTTAGATTCTTCCTGGGAAATGGCAGCGCATGAAGTTATTGTAAAACGGCGAAACTTAAAGCATGTTTAG